In Populus nigra chromosome 1, ddPopNigr1.1, whole genome shotgun sequence, one genomic interval encodes:
- the LOC133701606 gene encoding UDP-glycosyltransferase 91A1-like, with the protein MADDSKLHIAMFPWLAFGHMIPYLELAKLIAQKGHKITFISTTRNIDRLPKLPPCLSPLINFVKLPLPHAAHLLEGDEATTDVPYDKVQYLKVAFDGLKEPMTRFLATSHDIDYLLYDFAPYWLPEIATGLGIPNAFFSIFLGAALCFLKPASLIEDRTEPEHFTVPPKSIPFPTTVRFKLFEILRIFESITGDASDVSDSYRLQEVLRCCQMVAIRSCMEFEPEWLHLFQELIGKPVIPVGLLAPTEDDAVRDEGSGMWKSMKDWLDKQEKGSVVYVAFGSEAKPSQVELTEIALGLELSGLPFFWVLRTRRGLTDNEVIKLPEGFEDRTRGRGLVFTSWVPQLKILAHDSVGGFLTHSGWSSLVEALQHERALILLSFLAEQGLNSRVFEEKKIGYPIPRDESDGSFTRDSVAESLRLVMVKEEGKIYREKAKEMKGLFGNKDIQDQYLVNFLRYIMSHRRCLVARDSSSVIK; encoded by the coding sequence ATGGCGGACGACTCTAAGCTTCATATTGCCATGTTTCCATGGCTGGCCTTTGGTCACATGATCCCGTACTTGGAGCTAGCCAAACTCATAGCTCAAAAAGGACACAAAATCACATTCATCTCCACTACCCGAAACATTGACCGCCTCCCAAAACTCCCTCCATGTTTATCCCCTCTGATAAATTTCGTTAAACTCCCACTGCCTCATGCAGCCCATCTCCTCGAAGGCGATGAAGCCACCACCGATGTCCCGTACGACAAGGTCCAATACCTTAAAGTAGCCTTTGATGGTCTTAAAGAGCCCATGACCaggtttcttgcaacttctcaTGATATTGATTATCTTCTTTATGATTTTGCACCTTACTGGCTTCCAGAGATAGCCACTGGTCTTGGCATTCCAAATGCATTCTTTAGTATATTTTTGGGAGCCGCACTGTGTTTTCTCAAACCAGCATCTTTGATCGAGGATCGCACAGAACCTGAACATTTTACTGTCCCTCCAAAGTCGATTCCATTTCCTACCACGGTTAGGTTCAAACTATTCGAGATCTTGAGGATCTTTGAATCCATAACAGGTGATGCATCCGACGTTTCAGATAGTTACCGCCTGCAAGAGGTGCTCAGATGCTGCCAGATGGTGGCTATAAGGAGCTGCATGGAGTTTGAACCTGAATGGTTGCACTTATTTCAAGAGCTTATAGGGAAACCAGTTATACCAGTCGGTCTACTTGCCCCTACCGAGGATGATGCCGTCCGAGATGAAGGTAGTGGCATGTGGAAGTCAATGAAAGATTGGCTAGACAAGCAAGAAAAAGGATCGGTAGTTTATGTAGCTTTTGGAAGTGAAGCAAAACCAAGTCAAGTTGAGCTTACCGAGATAGCTCTAGGGCTAGAGTTGTCTGGGCTGCCATTCTTTTGGGTGCTGAGGACTCGTCGAGGCTTAACTGACAATGAAGTGATTAAGCTACCAGAAGGGTTTGAGGATCGAACCAGAGGGCGAGGTTTGGTGTTCACTAGCTGGGTTCCTCAGCTCAAGATCTTGGCTCATGACTCTGTTGGTGGGTTCTTGACTCACTCTGGTTGGAGTTCTCTGGTGGAAGCACTTCAACATGAGAGAGCTCTCATACTCTTGTCATTCTTGGCTGAACAAGGGTTGAACTCAAGGGTTTTCgaagagaagaaaataggcTATCCAATACCACGAGATGAGTCTGATGGATCGTTCACGAGAGACTCAGTAGCTGAGTCGTTGAGATTGGTAATGGTGAAGGAAGAGGGAAAGATTTACAGAGAGAAGGCTAAGGAGATGAAAGGCTTGTTTGGAAACAAGGATATCCAAGACCAATACTTGGTCAACTTCTTACGTTACATCATGAGCCATAGACGATGTCTCGTGGCCAGAGACAGCTCCAGCGTGATCAAGTAA